In Leptodactylus fuscus isolate aLepFus1 chromosome 2, aLepFus1.hap2, whole genome shotgun sequence, one genomic interval encodes:
- the LOC142193643 gene encoding gap junction delta-2 protein-like, translating to MGDWSILGRLLTEVQNHSTVIGKIWLTMLLIFRILLVTLVGDAMYGDEQSKFTCNTLQPGCNNVCYDSFAPVSHLRFWIFQIVLVSTPSIFYIIYVLHKIAKDEKTDLERAYVMELLQSLSIGESLLTNPEADEHTEVKDISKKGDRFRPKIANDPIRGPVPVFDKMHIIYIVHVVLRSVMELAFLVGQYYLYGFEVPHLFQCHTYPCPTKTDCFVSRATEKTVFLNFMFGVGLGCFILNIVELHYLGWFYVLRILAVACNTCCEFKSKKKKRPRVLHPEQNNLLIHLKDTIQERFVLKTSSSLSPEKIGFLPSPPTSTISFTNEDNDDATSRQSPDIKHSSKAKITKIKKSWL from the coding sequence ATGGGCGACTGGTCAATTTTAGGTCGCCTTTTAACAGAAGTCCAGAACCACTCAACGGTTATTGGGAAAATATGGCTGACAATGCTGCTCATTTTCAGAATTCTCCTAGTAACACTGGTGGGAGATGCTATGTATGGAGATGAACAGTCAAAATTTACCTGCAATACCCTTCAACCAGGTTGTAACAACGTATGTTACGATAGCTTTGCCCCCGTCTCACATCTCAGGTTCTGGATATTTCAGATTGTCCTGGTGTCCACTCCTTCCATCTTTTACATAATCTACGTCCTTCATAAAATTGCTAAAGATGAAAAAACTGACCTGGAAAGGGCCTATGTCATGGAATTGCTCCAGAGCTTATCAATTGGAGAAAGTTTACTGACTAATCCAGAAGCAGATGAACACACCGAAGTTAAAGACATATCCAAGAAAGGAGACAGGTTTAGACCCAAAATTGCTAATGATCCCATCCGAGGTCCTGTTCCAGTGTTTGACAAGATGCATATCATTTACATTGTTCACGTGGTCCTCAGATCAGTGATGGAATTGGCATTCTTAGTCGGACAGTACTATCTTTATGGCTTTGAGGTCCCTCATCTTTTCCAGTGCCATACATACCCTTGTCCCACCAAGACTGATTGTTTTGTCTCCAGGGCTACCGAGAAGACCGTCTTTCTTAACTTCATgtttggagttggacttggttgTTTTATACTGAACATTGTTGAGTTGCATTACCTGGGCTGGTTCTATGTGCTTCGGATCCTAGCGGTTGCCTGTAACACCTGTTGTGAATTCAAGAGCAAGAAAAAGAAGAGGCCCAGGGTGCTGCACCCCGAGCAAAATAACCTGCTTATCCATTTAAAAGACACTATACAAGAACGATTTGTCTTAAAGACTTCCTCAAGTTTATCTCCAGAGAAGATAGGTTTTCTACCTTCTCCACCAACAAGCACAATATCATTCACCAATGAAGATAACGATGACGCTACCTCAAGACAAAGTCCAGATATTAAGCACAGTAGTAAGGCTAAAATAACCAAGATCAAGAAGTCCTGGCTATGA